From Canis lupus familiaris isolate Mischka breed German Shepherd chromosome 16, alternate assembly UU_Cfam_GSD_1.0, whole genome shotgun sequence, one genomic window encodes:
- the STAR gene encoding steroidogenic acute regulatory protein, mitochondrial, producing the protein MLLATFKLCAGSSYRHVRNMKGLRHQAMLAIGQELNRRALGGPTPGAWINQVQRRSSLLGSRLEETLYSDQELAYIRQGEEAMQKALGILSNQEGWKKESQQANGDKVLSKVVPDVGKVFRLEVVVDQPMERLYEELVERMETMGEWNPNVKEVKVLQKIGKDTVITHELAAESAGNLVGPRDFVSVRCAKRRGSTCVLAGMATHFGEMPEQKGVIRGEHGPTCMVLHPLAQSPSKTKLTWLLSIDLKGWLPKTIINQVLSQTQVDFANHLRKHLESSPAPEARC; encoded by the exons ATGCTTCTAGCCACGTTTAAGCTGTGTGCAGGGAGCTCCTACAGACACGTGCGCAACATGAAGG GGCTGAGGCACCAGGCTATGCTGGCCATCGGCCAGGAGCTGAACCGGAGGGCGCTGGGGGGCCCAACCCCAGGTGCGTGGATTAACCAGGTTCAGCGTCGGAGCTCTCTGCTTG GTTCTCGGCTGGAAGAAACCCTCTACAGCGACCAGGAGCTGGCCTATATCCGGCAGGGAGAGGAAGCCATGCAGAAGGCCCTGGGCATCCTCAGCAATCAGGAAGGCTGGAAGAAGGAGAGCCAGCAG GCAAATGGGGACAAAGTACTCAGTAAGGTGGTCCCAGATGTGGGCAAGGTATTCCgtttggaggtggtggtggacCAGCCCATGGAGAGGCTTTATGAAGAGCTTGTGGAACGCATGGAAACAATGGGAGAGTGGAACCCGAATGTCAAGGAGGTCAAG GTCCTGCAGAAGATTGGAAAAGATACAGTCATCACCCATGAGCTGGCTGCAGAATCAGCAGGAAACCTGGTGGGGCCCCGGGACTTTGTGAGTGTGCGCTGTGCCAAGCGCCGAGGCTCCACCTGTGTGTTGGCTGGCATGGCCACACATTTCGGGGAGATGCCTGAGCAGAAAGGTGTCATCAG AGGTGAGCATGGTCCCACGTGCATGGTGCTCCATCCCCTGGCTCAAAGTCCCTCAAAGACCAAACTCACTTGGCTGCTCAGCATTGACCTCAAG GGATGGCTGCCAAAGACCATCATCAACCAGGTCTTATCACAGACTCAGGTGGATTTTGCCAACCACCTGCGCAAGCACCTGGAGTCCAGCCCTGCTCCTGAAGCCAGATGTTAA